From Oceanotoga teriensis, the proteins below share one genomic window:
- a CDS encoding methyl-accepting chemotaxis protein has protein sequence MNFLKVKSEPIQLKIKRLKDGNLNETLCDEKSKKNPGIGELEIIRQKILGTLKSIFYTTQVLSVNSSKIQRITDKIIQLTEKLDDFINETQNKIDDTVSSTEEVNAGSEEIAVSSQDIANSSEKIRESSDNLLDKSKIGKQKIENITKISKDSSNQSENTFKIMSELTENISDVSRILDTINSITEQTNLLALNAAIEAARAGEAGKGFAVVADEIRKLADDSKKATQEIAQIIQKVQNTSNEAEKSVKKTVNNINDTYKYSFEISKMFDEITQDVSQVHKMIESLTSSSEEQSATTEEMSSAMNNIRNIIEDISSEMQNISFLSKDEKELTNTLEQVLPELTETKQKLLDVFKEYNIAEKNFVQEQTEIAIQAHQKWVQNLNLAIENKNFMNIENDSKKCKFGIFLQIIEKNIEDQNWKEIIELHEKLHDASKKAENNIKNKDFEKANENYEQAELISEKLIKKLQKTKE, from the coding sequence ATGAATTTTTTAAAAGTAAAATCAGAACCCATACAATTAAAAATAAAAAGATTAAAAGATGGAAATTTAAACGAAACTTTATGTGATGAAAAATCAAAAAAAAATCCAGGTATTGGTGAATTAGAAATAATAAGACAAAAAATACTTGGAACATTAAAATCAATATTTTATACAACTCAAGTTTTAAGTGTTAACTCATCTAAAATACAAAGAATAACTGATAAAATAATACAATTGACAGAAAAATTAGATGATTTTATAAATGAAACACAAAATAAAATAGATGATACAGTTTCTTCAACAGAAGAAGTAAATGCTGGTTCAGAAGAAATAGCAGTGTCTTCACAAGATATTGCAAATTCGTCTGAAAAAATAAGAGAAAGTTCTGACAATCTTTTAGATAAATCAAAAATTGGAAAACAAAAAATAGAAAATATAACTAAAATATCAAAAGATTCATCAAATCAATCTGAAAATACTTTTAAAATAATGAGTGAATTAACTGAGAATATATCAGATGTTTCAAGAATATTAGATACAATAAATTCGATAACTGAACAAACAAATCTTTTAGCTTTAAATGCTGCAATAGAAGCTGCTCGTGCGGGAGAAGCAGGAAAAGGATTTGCCGTAGTTGCTGATGAAATAAGAAAATTAGCAGATGATAGTAAAAAGGCAACGCAAGAAATAGCTCAAATAATACAAAAAGTTCAAAACACAAGCAATGAAGCTGAAAAGTCTGTAAAAAAGACAGTTAATAATATAAATGATACTTATAAATATTCTTTTGAGATTTCAAAAATGTTTGATGAAATAACACAAGATGTATCTCAAGTGCATAAAATGATAGAATCGTTGACTTCATCTTCAGAAGAACAAAGTGCTACAACCGAAGAAATGTCTTCGGCAATGAATAATATAAGAAACATAATAGAAGATATATCTTCCGAAATGCAAAATATATCATTTTTGTCAAAAGATGAAAAAGAACTTACCAATACTTTGGAACAAGTATTGCCAGAACTTACAGAAACAAAACAAAAACTTTTAGATGTTTTTAAAGAATATAATATAGCTGAAAAAAATTTTGTTCAAGAACAAACTGAAATAGCTATACAAGCACATCAAAAATGGGTTCAAAATTTAAATTTAGCAATAGAAAATAAAAATTTTATGAATATTGAAAATGATTCTAAAAAATGTAAATTTGGTATATTTTTGCAAATAATTGAAAAAAATATAGAAGATCAAAATTGGAAAGAGATTATAGAATTACATGAAAAACTTCATGATGCATCTAAAAAGGCTGAAAATAACATAAAAAATAAAGATTTTGAAAAGGCAAATGAAAATTATGAACAAGCCGAATTGATAAGTGAAAAATTAATTAAAAAACTTCAAAAAACTAAAGAATAA
- the earP gene encoding elongation factor P maturation arginine rhamnosyltransferase EarP codes for MIDIFVTVIDNYGDAGYTIRLASALQKTYQQKVRVITDYKKIFYDINDEIDFEILEIKDITNYRSSEKIVFMFQYFPNEDYIKIINKYSKICVTIDYFTPEKWAINSNNTMSYHHGLNIKNTFLVPGLYKETAGILNYSFFTSKIKGYHNVYMYTPEKVNFLNDPITLWGKKIKKENIKNMDISPQRIFDNYIYGAKYNWIRGEDSLQLALNSGIPFFWEAYKQKNQIHHLKVEAFLHFIKSFFEEEYLYNSYSLMIKYLNDYKIKQSIIQEYKNIDKNYNSLQKTFKKLKNYFQITSSLQENLIQKLEII; via the coding sequence ATGATAGATATATTCGTTACGGTAATAGACAATTATGGTGATGCTGGATATACTATAAGATTAGCTTCTGCACTTCAAAAAACATATCAACAAAAAGTAAGAGTAATAACGGATTATAAAAAAATATTTTATGATATAAACGATGAAATAGACTTTGAAATTTTAGAAATTAAAGATATAACAAATTATAGAAGTTCAGAAAAAATAGTATTTATGTTTCAGTATTTCCCAAATGAAGATTATATAAAAATAATAAATAAATATTCAAAAATATGTGTAACTATTGATTATTTTACTCCAGAGAAGTGGGCAATTAATTCAAATAACACGATGTCATATCATCATGGTTTGAACATAAAAAATACTTTTCTTGTTCCAGGTTTATACAAAGAAACTGCGGGTATATTAAACTATAGTTTCTTTACTTCAAAAATAAAAGGGTATCATAATGTTTATATGTATACCCCAGAAAAAGTCAATTTTTTAAATGATCCCATAACCCTTTGGGGGAAAAAAATAAAAAAAGAAAATATAAAAAATATGGATATATCTCCTCAAAGAATATTTGATAATTATATTTATGGTGCTAAATATAATTGGATAAGAGGAGAAGACTCTCTTCAACTTGCTTTGAATTCTGGAATACCATTTTTTTGGGAAGCTTATAAACAAAAAAATCAAATACATCATTTAAAAGTTGAAGCTTTTTTACACTTTATTAAAAGTTTTTTTGAAGAAGAATATCTTTATAATTCTTATTCTTTAATGATAAAGTATTTAAATGATTATAAAATAAAACAAAGTATAATTCAAGAATATAAAAATATAGATAAAAATTACAATTCTTTACAAAAAACATTTAAGAAATTAAAAAATTATTTTCAAATAACATCAAGTCTTCAAGAAAATTTAATACAAAAACTTGAGATAATATAG
- a CDS encoding sodium-dependent transporter, with the protein MKRQRWGSRWAFILAAVGSAAGLGNAWRFPYKAYTNGGGAFYIPYFIALFVAGIPLLMAEFAVGQSLQSSAPKAMAKINKKVEFIGWWGIVTSSLVTFYYSVIMGWIFNYLIFSFNVSWKENPETFFLEFLQRSSGPGEIGNIVIPVAIGLAITWLFVYIVLRKGTESVGKVVLWTVPLPIILLIILGIRGFTLEGASTGLDYLFNPSLEKLSSPSVWAEGFGQIFYSLSVAFGIMIAYGSFNKKKQDIANNAIITALGNSATSFLAAIAVFSVLGYMANVLSVKVPEVVTGGIGLAFVTYPQAIALLPGGIVVQAIFGFLFFVMLLTLGIDSVFSLVEAIESSFSDKFNFKKKKFLGIFMGIGFIMGLFFSTQGGIFWLDIFDHFLGTYALLMVGIFETIIFGWVMGAENIRDYINEVSEIKIGKWFNIAIKYIIPIVLSIIFVNGLIDEIKNPYENYPTWSLIIGFMAFVLTPLIALIFSMLKAKNPKEFYKKEKIEESLKEDIEKNFELEVD; encoded by the coding sequence GTGAAAAGACAAAGATGGGGCTCTCGATGGGCTTTTATTCTTGCGGCTGTTGGATCTGCTGCTGGGCTTGGTAATGCGTGGAGATTTCCATATAAGGCTTATACAAATGGAGGTGGAGCATTTTATATACCTTATTTTATAGCTTTATTTGTAGCAGGAATACCTCTTTTAATGGCGGAATTTGCTGTTGGTCAAAGTTTGCAATCAAGTGCACCTAAAGCAATGGCAAAAATTAATAAAAAAGTTGAGTTTATAGGTTGGTGGGGAATAGTAACTTCTTCTCTTGTAACATTTTATTATAGTGTTATTATGGGATGGATATTTAATTATCTTATTTTTTCATTTAATGTTTCATGGAAAGAAAACCCAGAAACATTCTTTCTTGAATTTCTTCAAAGAAGTTCTGGACCTGGAGAAATAGGAAATATAGTTATACCTGTTGCTATAGGACTTGCAATAACTTGGTTATTTGTTTATATAGTATTAAGAAAGGGAACAGAAAGTGTTGGAAAAGTTGTTTTATGGACAGTTCCTTTGCCTATAATTCTTTTAATAATATTGGGAATAAGAGGATTCACATTAGAAGGGGCTTCAACAGGATTAGATTATCTCTTCAATCCATCTCTTGAAAAATTGAGTTCTCCCAGTGTTTGGGCTGAAGGGTTTGGACAAATTTTTTATTCTTTAAGTGTTGCTTTTGGAATAATGATAGCTTATGGCTCTTTTAATAAAAAGAAACAAGATATAGCTAATAATGCAATAATAACAGCTTTGGGTAATTCTGCAACATCTTTTTTAGCTGCAATAGCAGTTTTTTCGGTTCTTGGATATATGGCAAATGTTTTATCTGTAAAAGTTCCAGAAGTAGTTACAGGAGGGATAGGTCTTGCCTTTGTGACTTATCCACAAGCTATTGCTCTATTGCCTGGTGGAATAGTTGTTCAAGCAATATTTGGGTTTTTATTTTTTGTGATGCTTTTAACCCTTGGTATAGATTCTGTTTTTTCACTTGTTGAGGCTATTGAATCATCTTTTTCTGATAAATTTAATTTTAAAAAGAAAAAATTTTTAGGTATTTTCATGGGAATAGGTTTTATAATGGGATTATTTTTTTCTACTCAGGGTGGAATATTCTGGCTTGATATTTTTGATCACTTTCTTGGAACTTATGCTCTTTTAATGGTAGGAATATTTGAAACTATAATATTTGGATGGGTTATGGGTGCTGAAAATATTAGAGATTATATAAATGAAGTATCAGAAATAAAAATAGGAAAATGGTTTAATATAGCTATAAAATATATAATTCCAATAGTATTAAGTATAATTTTTGTAAATGGACTTATAGATGAGATAAAAAATCCTTATGAAAATTATCCAACATGGTCTCTTATAATTGGATTTATGGCATTTGTTTTAACTCCTTTAATTGCACTTATATTCAGTATGTTAAAAGCCAAAAATCCAAAAGAGTTTTATAAAAAAGAAAAAATTGAAGAATCTCTAAAAGAAGATATAGAAAAAAACTTTGAATTGGAGGTTGATTAA
- the rfbD gene encoding dTDP-4-dehydrorhamnose reductase, with protein MKILLTGSDGQLGKEFSKIKLINYKTNKKDFDITNYYQMKEFIEKNKITHILNTAAYTDVENAEIKKQYTLEVNNPENLIEICKEYNIKLIHFSTDYVFNGKKINYTEKDETNPINYYGYSKLLGEKNIQRKLKNYLILRTSWLYGEKENNFIKKIIKNTENNEIIKGTIDEISSPTNVKDLLIPTLKLLEKDSVGIYHISGDGICSRYLWIKYILKYLQRNNKLERVYQKDFKLIAKRPIISVLSNEKIKNELNIKINHWKYSTFEYINFLKTNS; from the coding sequence ATGAAAATTCTTTTAACTGGATCTGATGGGCAACTTGGAAAAGAATTTTCAAAAATTAAACTTATAAACTATAAAACAAATAAAAAAGATTTTGATATAACAAATTATTATCAAATGAAAGAATTTATAGAAAAAAATAAAATCACACATATATTGAATACTGCGGCATATACAGATGTTGAAAATGCAGAAATAAAAAAACAATATACTTTAGAAGTTAATAATCCAGAAAATTTGATTGAAATATGTAAAGAATATAATATAAAATTAATTCATTTTTCTACAGACTATGTTTTTAACGGTAAAAAAATAAATTATACTGAAAAAGATGAAACTAATCCAATAAATTATTATGGCTATAGTAAACTATTGGGAGAAAAAAACATACAAAGAAAATTAAAAAATTATCTAATATTGAGAACTTCATGGTTATATGGAGAAAAAGAGAATAATTTTATAAAAAAAATAATAAAAAATACTGAAAATAATGAAATTATAAAAGGTACCATAGATGAGATATCATCTCCGACTAATGTTAAAGACTTATTGATTCCAACTTTAAAACTTTTAGAAAAAGATAGTGTAGGTATATATCATATATCTGGAGATGGAATATGTTCAAGATATTTATGGATAAAATATATATTGAAATACTTACAAAGAAATAATAAATTAGAAAGAGTTTATCAAAAAGATTTCAAATTGATAGCTAAAAGGCCTATTATATCAGTTCTTTCAAATGAAAAGATAAAAAATGAATTAAATATAAAAATAAATCATTGGAAATATTCTACTTTTGAATATATAAACTTTTTAAAAACAAATTCATAA
- the rfbC gene encoding dTDP-4-dehydrorhamnose 3,5-epimerase — protein MDIRELEIKNVYQIKNKLYEDKRGYFSEIYRKNDYEFLKTNFVQENYSFSNKYTLRGMHYQIKKPQAKLIRCLNGQIIDVILDLRKNSETYLKALSIKLDKNYTLYIPKGIAHGFLTLKDETIVYYKTDEYFNSNDEDGFIWKDPKIFEYWNLKEFNIKEEQLILSHKDKHWGYLR, from the coding sequence ATGGATATTAGAGAACTTGAAATAAAAAATGTTTATCAAATAAAAAATAAATTATATGAAGATAAAAGGGGATATTTTTCAGAAATATATAGAAAAAATGATTATGAATTTTTGAAAACTAATTTTGTTCAAGAAAATTATTCTTTTTCAAATAAATATACTTTGAGAGGAATGCATTATCAAATAAAAAAACCGCAAGCAAAATTAATAAGATGTTTAAATGGTCAAATAATAGATGTTATATTAGATCTCAGAAAAAATTCAGAAACTTATTTAAAAGCTTTATCTATAAAATTAGATAAAAATTATACATTATACATTCCAAAAGGAATAGCACATGGATTTTTAACTCTTAAAGATGAAACTATTGTATATTATAAAACTGATGAATATTTTAATTCTAATGATGAAGATGGATTTATATGGAAAGATCCAAAAATATTTGAATATTGGAATTTAAAAGAATTTAATATAAAAGAAGAACAATTGATATTGAGTCATAAAGATAAACATTGGGGATACTTAAGATGA
- the efp gene encoding elongation factor P, translated as MIFASELKPGYVIKYNGQLHTIQKYKYNWSGRNEATVTLKMKNIENGSTVDTSMKGGEKLEDVVLDQREMNYIYKNGDYYALMDNETYEQIEVHIDDLGDIVNFLAEEGTVFVSFYEERPVSFSLPKNVTLIVEYTEPGEKGDSTGNPLKPAKLNTGAEVNVPLFVNIGDKIVIDTSNGEYLSRA; from the coding sequence GTGATTTTTGCATCAGAATTAAAACCAGGATATGTTATAAAATACAATGGACAGCTTCATACTATACAAAAGTATAAATATAACTGGTCTGGAAGAAATGAAGCTACAGTTACATTAAAAATGAAAAATATTGAAAATGGTTCAACTGTAGACACATCCATGAAAGGTGGAGAAAAGTTAGAAGATGTAGTTTTAGACCAAAGAGAAATGAATTATATATATAAAAATGGAGATTATTATGCACTTATGGATAATGAAACATATGAACAAATAGAAGTTCATATAGATGATCTTGGAGATATAGTAAACTTTCTTGCAGAAGAAGGAACAGTTTTTGTATCTTTCTATGAAGAAAGACCTGTATCTTTTTCATTGCCTAAAAATGTTACACTGATTGTTGAATATACAGAACCAGGTGAAAAAGGTGATTCAACAGGAAATCCTTTAAAGCCTGCAAAATTGAATACAGGTGCAGAGGTTAATGTTCCATTGTTTGTTAACATAGGAGACAAAATAGTAATAGATACATCAAATGGTGAATATTTATCGAGGGCATAA
- a CDS encoding MetS family NSS transporter small subunit, producing the protein MSLGSILFMLFAGIILFGGLGISLNIAYKNIKKEKKQ; encoded by the coding sequence ATGAGTTTAGGATCTATTCTTTTCATGCTTTTTGCTGGAATTATATTATTTGGTGGCCTTGGAATATCTCTAAATATCGCATACAAAAATATAAAAAAAGAAAAAAAACAATAA
- the murB gene encoding UDP-N-acetylmuramate dehydrogenase, which produces MNNIIKYLYINGCDIKKDEPLKNHTYFRLGGKTPYMIFPKTKEIFINTLKVLKENNINFKIIGGGANLIIKDENLDFLILSTKYLNKINIKNEDVLNYILKERNNEEYKKVEVYAETGIYLSNLVYQLAENNLSGMEFSSGIPGTLGGAIFMNAGAYDGEIKQVISEVEIIDLNDLKIKKINNENMNFSYRRSILQNSNKIALSTILKLEIKEKDFIINKIKQLSEKRWERQPLEYPSAGSIFKRPKEDFYVGTTIEKMGLKGYRIGDAEISEKHAGFIINRGNATFKDVMSLIDYIKEKVRKEYNIILNVEPEIWK; this is translated from the coding sequence ATGAATAATATAATAAAATATTTATATATAAATGGATGTGATATAAAAAAAGACGAACCTTTAAAAAATCATACATATTTTAGATTGGGTGGTAAAACTCCATATATGATATTTCCTAAGACTAAAGAAATTTTTATAAATACTTTAAAAGTATTAAAAGAAAATAATATTAATTTTAAAATTATTGGTGGAGGAGCAAATTTAATAATTAAAGATGAAAACTTAGATTTTTTGATCTTATCTACTAAATATTTAAACAAAATCAATATAAAAAATGAAGATGTTTTAAATTATATACTTAAAGAAAGAAATAATGAAGAATATAAAAAGGTTGAAGTGTATGCTGAAACTGGTATATATTTAAGCAATTTAGTATATCAACTTGCAGAAAATAATTTATCTGGAATGGAATTTTCAAGTGGTATACCAGGTACACTTGGTGGAGCAATATTTATGAATGCCGGTGCATATGATGGTGAAATTAAACAAGTGATTTCTGAAGTTGAAATTATAGATTTAAATGATTTAAAAATAAAAAAAATTAACAATGAAAATATGAATTTTTCTTATAGAAGAAGCATATTACAAAATTCTAATAAAATAGCATTAAGTACAATATTAAAACTCGAAATCAAAGAAAAAGACTTTATAATAAATAAAATAAAGCAATTATCTGAGAAAAGATGGGAAAGACAACCCCTTGAATATCCATCTGCTGGGAGTATTTTTAAAAGACCTAAAGAAGATTTTTATGTGGGTACTACAATAGAAAAAATGGGTTTAAAAGGTTATAGAATTGGAGATGCTGAAATTTCAGAAAAACATGCTGGATTTATAATTAATAGAGGAAATGCAACTTTTAAAGATGTTATGAGTCTGATAGATTATATAAAAGAAAAAGTAAGAAAAGAATATAATATTATTTTAAATGTTGAGCCAGAAATTTGGAAATAA